In a genomic window of Festucalex cinctus isolate MCC-2025b chromosome 11, RoL_Fcin_1.0, whole genome shotgun sequence:
- the LOC144031041 gene encoding ly6/PLAUR domain-containing protein 1-like — MSPQRIKERLRVPSGVLRTPLQYVPLAASSSRRLAVLQSKRTMWILVSLLALLLLFFFNSGAALQIQCYQCEEVSHDCTTPEFVVNCTVNVQDMCQKEVLVKEDGIHYRKSCASSGACLIASSGYQQFCTGKMNSVCISCCNTPLCNGPRHRRRAQASASRGLTRPHFALLVALSSIGDISRLV; from the exons ATGTCACCGCAGAGGATAAAAGAGCGCTTGAGAGTCCCGTCAGGTGTCCTCCGCACTCCACTTCAATATGTCCCGCTCGCGGCGTCTTCCTCTCGTCGGCTTGCAGTCCTCCAGTCCAAACGGACCATGTGGATCCTCGTGTCGCTTCTTGCTTTGCTCCTGCTTTTCTTCTTCAACTCAG gCGCGGCTCTCCAGATTCAATGTTATCAGTGCGAGGAGGTGAGCCACGACTGCACCACGCCCGAGTTTGTGGTCAACTGCACCGTCAACGTGCAGGACATGTGCCAGAAGGAAGTTCTGGTGAAGGAAGACG GAATCCACTACCGCAAGTCGTGCGCCTCGTCGGGCGCGTGCCTCATCGCTTCTTCCGGCTACCAGCAGTTCTGCACGGGCAAGATGAACTCGGTGTGCATCAGCTGCTGCAACACGCCGCTGTGCAACGGACCGCGTCACAGGAGACGAGCTCAAGCTTCGGCTTCCCGCGGCCTGACCCGGCCACATTTTGCCCTCTTGGTGGCGCTGTCGTCAATCGGCGACATCAGTCGCCTCGTTTAA
- the gpr39 gene encoding G-protein coupled receptor 39: MDGNMDKEIPEEKDWRQLEPNRGVKVFLTLLYSLILVTGIVGNSVTIRVTRVLRRNGYLQRNVTDHMVSLACSDLLVLLVGMPVELYSAIWFPFTSASGGDAACKVYNFVFEACSYATILNVATLSFERYVAICHPFRFRTLGGRRTSGLIALAWLVSVLVALPLLVATGTQGHIPVSADEPVQNLTFCTNLRERWLMYRVSIFVAFAVYMLVLAGVAFMCRAMILVLRKSAQGSSDGNHKASKHESAKMKMARKQTIIFLGLIVGSLLLCWFPNQIRRLMMAGAPKSRWSAAYFRSYVTLHPLADTFFYLSSALNPFLYNVSSRQFRRVFVQALRCRLTVQHVNKRSGQSPNAKSVRSLRPLLLKSLRRSEKVPAEEETSRRPNDSGADAGPRNEELDSATRTDVLSEM, translated from the exons ATGGACGGCAACATGGACAAGGAGATACCCGAAGAGAAAGATTGGAGGCAGCTGGAACCCAACCGCGGCGTCAAAGTCTTCCTGACACTCCTGTACAGCCTCATCCTGGTGACGGGCATCGTGGGAAACTCCGTCACCATCCGCGTCACGCGCGTCCTCCGGCGTAACGGCTACCTTCAGCGGAACGTGACGGACCACATGGTGAGCCTGGCGTGTTCGGACCTCCTGGTCCTGCTGGTGGGGATGCCTGTCGAGCTGTACAGCGCCATCTGGTTCCCGTTCACCTCGGCATCCGGCGGCGACGCCGCCTGCAAGGTCTACAACTTTGTCTTCGAGGCGTGCAGCTACGCCACCATCCTCAACGTGGCCACACTCAGCTTTGAGCGCTATGTGGCAATCTGTCACCCGTTCCGATTCAGGACCCTGGGCGGGCGGCGCACGTCGGGATTGATCGCCTTGGCCTGGCTGGTGTCGGTTCTGGTGGCGCTGCCGTTGCTGGTGGCCACGGGGACTCAAGGACACATACCCGTCTCGGCAGACGAGCCAGTCCAGAATCTCACGTTCTGCACCAATCTAAGGGAGCGCTGGCTGATGTACCGAGTCAGCATCTTTGTAGCCTTTGCGGTTTACATGCTGGTTTTGGCCGGCGTGGCCTTCATGTGCCGGGCCATGATCCTGGTCCTGAGAAAATCGGCGCAGGGGTCGTCAGACGGAAATCACAAAGCATCCAAGCATGAAAGCGCGAAGATGAAGATGGCCAGGAAGCAGACGATCATTTTTCTAG GCCTGATCGTGGGCTCCCTCCTGCTGTGCTGGTTCCCCAATCAGATCCGCCGTCTGATGATGGCGGGCGCGCCCAAGTCCCGCTGGAGCGCGGCCTACTTCCGCAGCTACGTCACGCTCCACCCGCTGGCCGACACCTTCTTCTACCTCAGCTCTGCCCTCAACCCCTTCCTGTATAACGTGTCGTCCCGCCAATTCCGCCGAGTTTTCGTCCAGGCGCTGCGTTGCCGCCTGACTGTCCAGCACGTCAACAAGCGAAGCGGACAGAGCCCCAACGCGAAGTCTGTCCGCTCGCTGCGGCCACTGCTGCTCAAATCGCTGCGGCGGAGCGAGAAGGTCCCAGCCGAGGAGGAAACGTCCCGGAGGCCAAACGATTCGGGGGCCGATGCGGGGCCCCGCAACGAGGAATTGGATTCCGCAACACGGACGGACGTGCTATCGGAAATGTAG
- the LOC144030195 gene encoding solute carrier family 35 member F5-like — protein sequence MECMFIVNRMGSPGSSAAAQRRRMALGVVILLLVDVIWVASSELTSYIFRRQDYNKPFFSTFTKTSMFVLYLLGFLLWRPWRQQCTGPLKRRHASLFADAEAYFAPCTNDATVNNCLSEPLYVPVKFQDVPADLANCLIETDCQSPALKKQRVRFSNIMEVRQLPSTHALEAKLSRMSYPAAKDHEAMLRTVGKLTITDVAKISFFFCFVWFLANLSYQEALSDTQVAIVNILSSTSGLFTLILAAIFPSNSSDRFTLSKLLAVALSMGGVALVSLSSMDRPDEKGTIGSLWSLAGAVLYAIYIVMIKRRVDREDKLDIPMFFGFVGLFNLLLLWPGFLLLHYTGFEAFELPSQLVWTYILVNGLIGTVLSEFLWLWGCFLTSSLIGTLALSLTIPLSILADIFMQKVRFSWLFFAGAVPVFLSFFIAALLCHYNNWDPVMVGLRRLYAFVFRRHRIQRLPEDNELCESLIPLHAVSLNQGSFCS from the exons ATGGAGTGCATGTTCATCGTGAACCGGATGGGCTCCCCTGGTAGTTCGGCTGCAGCCCAGCGGAGGCGTATGGCCCTGGGGGTGGTCATACTCCTGCTGGTGGACGTCATCTGGGTGGCCTCCTCCGAGCTGACATCA TACATTTTCAGGCGGCAGGACTACAACAAGCCCTTCTTCAGCACCTTCACCAAGACGTCCATGTTTGTGCTCTATTTGCTGGGGTTCCTTCTGTGGCGGCCCTGGAGGCAGCAGTGCACCGGCCCGCTCAAACGCCGACACGCTTCACTC TTTGCCGATGCAGAAGCCTACTTTGCTCCCTGCACCAATGACGCCACTGTGAACAACTGCTTG AGTGAACCACTATACGTGCCCGTCAAGTTTCAGGACGTACCCGCCGACCTGGCCAACTGTTTAATCGAAACAGATTGCCAATCTC cGGCTTTGAAGAAGCAGCGGGTGCGTTTCAGCAACATCATGGAGGTGCGCCAGCTGCCCTCCACGCACGCCCTGGAGGCCAAACTGTCGCGCATGTCCTACCCGGCCGCCAAGGACCACGAGGCCATGTTGCGCACGGTGGGCAAGCTGACCATCACCGACGTGGCCAAGATCAGCTTCTTCTTTTGCTTTGTG TGGTTCCTAGCCAACCTGTCCTATCAGGAAGCGCTCTCCGACACACAGGTGGCCATCGTCAACATTTTGTCGTCCACGTCAG GCCTCTTCACACTCATCTTGGCTGCGATATTTCCCAGCAACAGCAGCGACCGCTTCACCTTGTCCAAGTTGTTGGCGGTGGCGCTCAG CATGGGAGGTGTTGCCCTGGTGAGCCTCTCCAGCATGGACCGGCCCGATGAGAAAGGCACCATCG GTTCCTTGTGGTCCCTGGCCGGCGCCGTTCTCTACGCCATCTACATCGTGATGATCAAGCGACGGGTGGACCGTGAGGACAAGCTGGACATTCCCATGTTCTTTG GGTTCGTGGGTCTGTTCAACCTGCTGCTGCTGTGGCCGGGCTTCCTGCTGCTTCACTACACGGGCTTCGAGGCCTTTGAGCTTCCCAGCCAGCTGGTGTGGACGTACATCCTGGTCAACGGCCTGATCGGGACCGTTCTCTCAGAGTTCCTCTGGCTCTG GGGCTGCTTCCTCACGTCGTCGCTCATCGGGACCCTGGCGCTGAGTCTCACCATACCGCTCTCCATTTTGGCCGATATTTTCATGCAGAAG GTGCGTTTCTCGTGGCTGTTTTTTGCCGGGGCGGTGCCCGTCTTCCTGTCCTTCTTCATCGCCGCGCTCTTATGCCACTACAACAACTGGGACCCGGTCATGGTCGGGCTGAGGAGACTCTACGCCTTCGTTTTTAGAAGACATCGCATTCAGAG ACTCCCCGAGGATAACGAGCTGTGTGAAAGCCTTATACCTTTACACGCTGTCTCGCTCAACCAAGGAAGCTTTTGCTCATGA